A genomic segment from Leopardus geoffroyi isolate Oge1 chromosome A2, O.geoffroyi_Oge1_pat1.0, whole genome shotgun sequence encodes:
- the VGLL4 gene encoding transcription cofactor vestigial-like protein 4 isoform X6 has product MIKVRNKTANGDCRKDPRERSRSPIERAVAPTMSLHSNHLYTSLPSLSMEQPLALTKNSMDASRPAGIAPTLTPAERQQNRPSVITCASASTRNCNLSHCPIAHSGCVAAGPASYRRAPSSTTTCDPVVEEHFRRSLGKNYKEPEPAPNSVSITGSVDDHFAKALGDTWLQIKAAKDGASSSPESASRRGQPSSPSAHMVSHSHSPSVVS; this is encoded by the exons ATGATTAAAGTGAG GAACAAGACTGCCAATGGAGACTGCCGAAAAGACCCCCGGGAGCGCAGCCGCAGCCCCATCGAACGTGCCGTGGCCCCCACCATGAGCCTTCACAGCAACCACCTGTACAcgtccctccccagcctcagcaTGGAGCAGCCCCTGGCGCTGACCAAGAACAGCATGGACGCCAGCAGGCCGGCTGGCATCGCGCCCACGCTGACCCCTGCGGAGCGGCAGCAG aaCCGGCCTTCGGTGATCACGTGCGCCTCAGCCAGCACCCGCAACTGTAACCTCTCGCACTGCCCCATCGCGCACAGCGGCTGTGTGGCGGCCGGGCCAGCCAGCTACCGGAGGGCCCCAAGCT CCACCACCACCTGTGACCCTGTGGTGGAGGAGCACTTCCGCAGGAGCCTGGGCAAGAACTACAAGGAGCCCGAGCCGGCGCCCAACTCGGTGTCCATCACGGGCTCCGTGGACGACCACTTTGCCAAAGCCCTGGGTGATACGTGGCTTCAGATCAAGGCGGCCAAGGACGGCGCATCCAGCAGCCCCGAGTCAGCCTCGCGCAGGGgccagccctccagcccctcGGCGCACATGGTCAGCCACAGTCACTCTCCCTCCGTGGTCTCGTGA
- the VGLL4 gene encoding transcription cofactor vestigial-like protein 4 isoform X5, which yields MIHWRRGKHGKQCLSLSSGNQESELEMNKTANGDCRKDPRERSRSPIERAVAPTMSLHSNHLYTSLPSLSMEQPLALTKNSMDASRPAGIAPTLTPAERQQNRPSVITCASASTRNCNLSHCPIAHSGCVAAGPASYRRAPSSTTTCDPVVEEHFRRSLGKNYKEPEPAPNSVSITGSVDDHFAKALGDTWLQIKAAKDGASSSPESASRRGQPSSPSAHMVSHSHSPSVVS from the exons ATGATTCACTGGAGGAGGGGGAAACATGGAAAACAGTGTCTGTCGTTAAGCTCCGGGAACCAGGAAAGTGAGCTGGAAAT GAACAAGACTGCCAATGGAGACTGCCGAAAAGACCCCCGGGAGCGCAGCCGCAGCCCCATCGAACGTGCCGTGGCCCCCACCATGAGCCTTCACAGCAACCACCTGTACAcgtccctccccagcctcagcaTGGAGCAGCCCCTGGCGCTGACCAAGAACAGCATGGACGCCAGCAGGCCGGCTGGCATCGCGCCCACGCTGACCCCTGCGGAGCGGCAGCAG aaCCGGCCTTCGGTGATCACGTGCGCCTCAGCCAGCACCCGCAACTGTAACCTCTCGCACTGCCCCATCGCGCACAGCGGCTGTGTGGCGGCCGGGCCAGCCAGCTACCGGAGGGCCCCAAGCT CCACCACCACCTGTGACCCTGTGGTGGAGGAGCACTTCCGCAGGAGCCTGGGCAAGAACTACAAGGAGCCCGAGCCGGCGCCCAACTCGGTGTCCATCACGGGCTCCGTGGACGACCACTTTGCCAAAGCCCTGGGTGATACGTGGCTTCAGATCAAGGCGGCCAAGGACGGCGCATCCAGCAGCCCCGAGTCAGCCTCGCGCAGGGgccagccctccagcccctcGGCGCACATGGTCAGCCACAGTCACTCTCCCTCCGTGGTCTCGTGA